A single window of Methanosphaera sp. DNA harbors:
- a CDS encoding winged helix-turn-helix transcriptional regulator — translation MRIFKNKGEFTKFQILAKIAQQEPHLKQKDIADELGITVQAVSENIKALVKEGYVETGSSNYRYKITKYGIDKVKTEAVNLKSYSDMVLATMNGYKSIWPAIAAEDLHQGEQVWLNMEDGILYADTEDKSNAYAEVFNDVLEGEDVTLINLGGEIDLVPKDVVIVKIPPIAEGGSRACDMEKIEEIYSQEFDRIGVLGTSARAITNHLNVYPDFEFATAEATCSAAEKGLRVLVFAVGKMTNRVTSRLEEKGIIYCIEDVKKV, via the coding sequence ATGAGAATTTTTAAAAATAAAGGGGAATTTACTAAATTTCAAATACTTGCAAAAATTGCACAACAAGAGCCTCACTTAAAACAGAAAGATATTGCTGATGAGCTTGGAATAACAGTACAGGCTGTTTCAGAAAATATTAAAGCTTTAGTTAAAGAAGGTTATGTAGAAACTGGTAGTTCAAACTACAGATATAAAATAACAAAATATGGTATCGATAAAGTAAAAACTGAAGCTGTAAATCTTAAATCCTACTCTGACATGGTACTAGCTACAATGAATGGTTATAAATCCATCTGGCCTGCAATAGCAGCAGAAGATTTACATCAAGGTGAACAGGTATGGTTAAATATGGAAGATGGTATCTTATATGCTGATACTGAAGATAAATCTAATGCATATGCTGAAGTATTTAATGATGTACTTGAAGGGGAAGATGTAACACTCATCAACCTTGGTGGAGAAATTGACCTTGTTCCTAAAGATGTAGTTATTGTAAAAATACCTCCTATTGCAGAAGGTGGATCACGTGCATGTGATATGGAAAAAATAGAAGAAATATACAGCCAGGAATTCGATAGAATTGGAGTTCTAGGTACAAGTGCTAGAGCTATTACAAACCACTTAAATGTTTACCCTGACTTTGAATTTGCAACAGCAGAAGCTACATGTAGTGCTGCTGAAAAAGGTTTAAGAGTACTTGTATTTGCTGTGGGAAAAATGACAAATAGGGTAACATCAAGACTTGAAGAAAAAGGAATTATTTATTGTATTGAAGATGTTAAAAAAGTTTAA
- a CDS encoding DHH family phosphoesterase, translating to MNILSNDSTEYINATSQMNMLFKKAKDKLLDAENVTVYTHTDCDGITAGSILTTVLDRLEIDYDIEFREINTVESIRCDSEIALFSDLGSGQDISNVVSNSNQTVIILDHHPSIRKVGYQLDCGATLIEINPCNYGLDGSYTVSGGGLSYLFAREFGYNDLSWMGILSAIGDVQNTRNNGKLCEVNREILSDAASIGAVDYDNDLILYGRQTRPLFVALSYFNDVKLPFTGDKNEAIYFLNDLGIPVQDDFGCNRNLCDLTFDEKGVLFRKLTSMLSRTVPSKYTVHVPKLLMGEYYEFPNEPFHTTFRDASEYSSAVNACGRNKKYHLGMMAIKDRISVMGELDDVTKAHKRYIAQTMGSFNSGARDVEILDNIQFFDGGDIRANVVGTICGMLIGQYDWQKPMVAYTHTDDENPSYKVSLRCSKLLSYVDNTHYGNIVSKVAQKCGGSGGGHSVACGAYIPEDNIEKFISLLNDTVKVI from the coding sequence TTGAATATACTAAGTAACGATTCGACAGAATATATAAATGCAACAAGTCAAATGAATATGCTATTTAAAAAAGCTAAAGATAAACTTCTAGATGCTGAAAATGTTACAGTCTATACACACACAGATTGTGATGGAATAACAGCAGGAAGTATTCTTACAACAGTTCTTGACAGACTTGAAATTGACTATGATATTGAATTTCGTGAAATTAATACAGTTGAATCAATAAGATGTGATAGTGAAATTGCACTATTTTCAGATCTAGGATCAGGACAGGATATTTCAAATGTTGTTTCAAATTCAAATCAAACAGTTATTATACTTGATCATCACCCATCAATACGCAAAGTAGGATATCAACTAGATTGTGGTGCTACTTTAATTGAGATAAATCCTTGTAACTATGGACTTGATGGATCATACACAGTTTCAGGTGGAGGTCTTTCATATCTTTTTGCACGTGAATTTGGATATAATGATCTTAGCTGGATGGGAATTTTAAGTGCTATCGGTGATGTACAAAATACACGCAATAATGGAAAGTTATGTGAAGTAAATCGTGAAATACTTTCTGATGCTGCATCTATTGGAGCTGTAGATTATGATAATGACTTAATACTCTATGGACGTCAAACAAGACCACTTTTTGTTGCTTTATCATATTTTAATGATGTAAAACTTCCATTTACAGGGGATAAAAATGAGGCTATATATTTCCTTAATGATCTTGGAATTCCAGTACAAGATGATTTTGGATGTAATAGAAATCTTTGTGATCTTACATTTGATGAAAAAGGAGTATTATTTAGAAAACTAACAAGTATGCTTTCAAGAACTGTTCCAAGTAAGTATACTGTGCATGTTCCAAAGCTTTTGATGGGTGAATACTATGAATTTCCAAATGAACCTTTCCATACAACTTTTCGTGATGCATCAGAGTATTCATCAGCTGTTAATGCATGTGGACGAAATAAGAAGTATCATCTTGGTATGATGGCAATAAAGGATCGTATATCTGTTATGGGTGAACTTGATGATGTTACAAAGGCACATAAAAGGTATATTGCACAGACTATGGGTAGTTTTAATAGTGGAGCTCGTGATGTTGAAATTCTTGACAATATCCAATTCTTTGATGGTGGAGATATTCGTGCAAATGTTGTTGGAACAATTTGTGGAATGTTAATTGGACAGTATGATTGGCAAAAACCTATGGTTGCCTACACTCATACTGATGATGAAAATCCATCATATAAGGTATCTCTTAGATGTTCAAAGCTTCTTTCATATGTTGATAATACTCATTATGGTAATATTGTCTCAAAAGTTGCACAGAAATGTGGTGGATCTGGTGGAGGTCACAGTGTTGCATGTGGTGCATACATACCAGAGGATAATATAGAAAAATTTATTAGTTTACTTAATGATACAGTAAAAGTAATTTAA
- a CDS encoding signal recognition particle subunit SRP19/SEC65 family protein produces the protein METIIWPVYIDAEHTRSEGRKISLDEAVSEPKIREITQALKKLRISYNVDHSKAYPGSWWERSGRVVVSQDKRTKLELLRVIARNINKSREN, from the coding sequence ATGGAAACAATAATTTGGCCTGTATATATAGATGCAGAACATACACGCAGTGAAGGTCGTAAGATCTCACTTGATGAAGCAGTAAGTGAACCTAAAATTCGTGAAATAACACAAGCACTAAAAAAACTTAGAATAAGCTATAATGTAGATCATAGTAAAGCATATCCTGGATCATGGTGGGAAAGATCAGGACGTGTTGTTGTAAGTCAAGATAAAAGAACAAAACTTGAACTTCTTCGTGTAATTGCTAGAAATATTAATAAATCACGAGAAAACTAA
- a CDS encoding uroporphyrinogen-III synthase produces the protein MLTLKDKKVVVTRPIHRAQALVDIIKDYGGDAVVVPTLELKYVKSDELVYIAENIETFDWIIFTSPAGVKSFFDVYDKDTIPAKVAAIGIKTEEILNEYNITCDMIPDVFTAEGLIEEFSKLDIKGMKIALPRTLSARKVLPDTLKEFGANVFIAEAYTSAIPDDTTDIKKLVCDIIDSKVDIITFTSPLTVSNLFSVAKEMDDGIYDKLITSLSENITVASIGPITGQVLKDVDVKYIEPDKYTTKDMIDAVVKNIN, from the coding sequence ATGTTAACTCTTAAGGATAAAAAAGTAGTAGTTACACGTCCAATTCACAGAGCACAAGCACTTGTTGATATCATCAAAGATTATGGTGGAGATGCTGTTGTTGTTCCAACACTTGAATTAAAATATGTAAAATCTGATGAACTAGTATATATTGCAGAAAATATTGAAACATTTGATTGGATCATATTTACATCACCTGCTGGTGTAAAATCATTCTTTGATGTGTATGATAAAGACACAATACCAGCTAAAGTTGCAGCAATAGGAATTAAAACTGAGGAAATTCTAAATGAATATAATATAACATGTGATATGATACCTGATGTGTTCACAGCTGAAGGTTTAATTGAAGAATTTAGCAAGCTTGACATAAAAGGTATGAAAATTGCACTTCCACGTACATTAAGTGCACGTAAAGTTCTACCAGATACACTAAAGGAATTTGGTGCTAATGTATTTATTGCAGAAGCATATACATCTGCAATACCAGATGATACAACAGATATTAAAAAGTTAGTATGTGATATAATAGATTCAAAAGTTGACATTATAACATTTACAAGTCCTTTAACTGTAAGTAATCTCTTTAGTGTTGCAAAGGAAATGGATGATGGAATCTATGATAAATTAATCACATCACTAAGTGAAAATATTACAGTTGCATCAATAGGTCCAATAACAGGACAAGTACTTAAAGATGTAGATGTTAAATATATTGAACCTGATAAATATACAACAAAAGATATGATAGATGCAGTAGTTAAAAATATAAACTAA
- the cobA gene encoding uroporphyrinogen-III C-methyltransferase, translating into MTVYMLGAGPGDPELITLKAINILKKAEVVLYDSLANDELLEYAPDDAKLIFVGKRAGEHYRKQPEINQLLIEEGKQHDIVVRLKGGDPFIFGRGGEEELALLEEGIDVQVVPGINSALGSSAMIGLPLTHRAVSTSLTLITGHEDPEKSEKQVNWDYTADTLVVFMGVGLLKKYVPKILEYRSPETPVCVIENGTLPEQRVITGTLGDIVEKKINPPALVIIGEVVNIYLESQKLRSKLE; encoded by the coding sequence ATGACAGTATACATGTTAGGAGCAGGACCTGGAGATCCTGAATTAATAACACTCAAAGCAATTAACATATTAAAGAAAGCAGAAGTAGTACTTTATGATAGTCTTGCAAACGATGAATTATTAGAATATGCACCTGATGATGCAAAACTAATATTTGTTGGTAAAAGAGCAGGAGAACACTACAGAAAACAGCCTGAAATAAATCAATTATTAATTGAAGAAGGTAAACAACACGATATTGTAGTACGTCTTAAAGGTGGAGATCCATTTATCTTTGGTCGTGGAGGAGAAGAAGAACTTGCACTACTAGAAGAAGGTATTGATGTACAAGTTGTACCTGGTATTAACTCAGCACTTGGATCATCTGCAATGATAGGATTACCACTTACACACCGTGCAGTATCAACAAGTCTTACATTAATTACAGGACACGAAGATCCTGAAAAATCAGAAAAACAAGTAAACTGGGATTATACAGCAGATACACTCGTTGTATTTATGGGTGTAGGACTTCTTAAAAAATATGTTCCAAAAATACTTGAATACAGATCACCTGAAACACCTGTATGTGTAATTGAAAATGGAACACTTCCAGAACAGAGAGTTATCACAGGTACACTTGGTGATATTGTAGAGAAAAAAATTAACCCACCAGCACTTGTAATTATTGGAGAAGTTGTAAATATTTACCTTGAAAGTCAAAAACTAAGGAGTAAACTAGAATAA
- the purQ gene encoding phosphoribosylformylglycinamidine synthase subunit PurQ: MTDKDVNVGIIRFPGTNCDRDIEYAVNLVGAKSEYINWNRKDLSDIDVVIIPGGFSYGDYLRAGAIAGNTPIIDAIKDFAKEGNPVLGICNGAQILGEIDLVPGVFIENENAKFICENMKLQVKTTRTPFTKLYKKDDIIDLPIAHKEGRFYTDDIEQLYDDDQIVLAFSDENPNGSMDNITGVCNKEGNVVAVMPHPERAVEELLRSVDGLKFFESFMD, encoded by the coding sequence TTGACAGATAAAGATGTAAATGTTGGTATAATCAGATTTCCTGGAACAAACTGTGATCGTGACATTGAATATGCAGTAAATCTTGTAGGAGCAAAATCTGAATATATTAACTGGAATAGAAAGGACTTATCAGATATTGATGTTGTGATAATTCCTGGTGGATTTTCATATGGGGATTATCTAAGAGCAGGTGCTATTGCTGGTAACACTCCAATTATTGATGCAATTAAAGACTTTGCAAAAGAAGGAAATCCTGTACTTGGTATTTGTAATGGTGCACAGATTCTTGGTGAAATTGACCTTGTACCTGGTGTATTTATTGAAAATGAAAATGCAAAATTCATTTGTGAAAACATGAAATTACAAGTTAAAACAACAAGAACTCCATTTACAAAATTATATAAAAAAGATGACATCATAGATCTTCCAATTGCACATAAAGAAGGAAGATTCTACACAGATGATATTGAGCAACTATATGATGATGACCAGATTGTACTTGCATTTTCTGATGAAAATCCTAATGGATCAATGGATAACATCACAGGTGTATGTAATAAGGAAGGAAATGTTGTAGCTGTAATGCCACACCCTGAACGTGCAGTAGAAGAGTTACTCAGATCAGTTGATGGTCTTAAATTCTTTGAAAGCTTCATGGATTAA
- the purS gene encoding phosphoribosylformylglycinamidine synthase subunit PurS: MSYLVEVKTSLKKGMLNPEASTIQKALALLNFDVYDAQTSNIIKFKMDAESKEDVEAQVDEMCQKLLCNPVIHDYEITVCEE, from the coding sequence ATGAGTTATTTAGTTGAAGTAAAAACAAGTCTAAAAAAAGGAATGTTAAATCCAGAAGCATCTACAATTCAAAAAGCATTAGCATTATTAAACTTTGATGTATATGATGCACAAACTAGCAATATCATCAAATTTAAGATGGATGCAGAAAGTAAAGAAGATGTAGAAGCACAAGTTGATGAAATGTGTCAAAAACTATTATGTAACCCTGTAATACATGATTATGAAATAACTGTATGTGAGGAATAA
- the purC gene encoding phosphoribosylaminoimidazolesuccinocarboxamide synthase: MTEIKKELLYTGKAKNVYKIENDDEVLIKFRDDITALDGGKKDTLSKKGAYNALISAKFFKILEEEGILTQYVKLVNEDEMISKSLDMIPLEVICRNIATGSLLRKYPFHKNQELQPPVLQFDYKNDVYHDPMLNDSIIIALKIATEEQLAEIRRITLKINEILSNFLKERGLILVDFKIEFGFDKEGNIVLGDEISPDTTRLWDAETYENFDKDIFRKGEEGVVDAYHVVVNLVLTDEEKEKWNVEKLDL; the protein is encoded by the coding sequence ATGACTGAAATAAAAAAAGAGTTACTATACACAGGAAAAGCTAAAAACGTTTATAAAATAGAAAATGATGACGAAGTATTAATCAAGTTCAGAGATGATATTACTGCACTTGATGGTGGTAAAAAAGATACTTTAAGCAAAAAAGGAGCATACAATGCTTTAATTTCTGCTAAATTTTTCAAAATTTTAGAAGAAGAGGGTATTTTAACTCAGTATGTAAAGTTAGTTAATGAAGATGAAATGATATCTAAATCACTTGATATGATTCCACTTGAAGTAATTTGTCGTAATATTGCAACAGGAAGTCTTCTTAGAAAATATCCTTTCCACAAAAATCAGGAATTACAACCACCTGTATTACAATTTGATTATAAAAATGATGTATATCATGATCCAATGTTAAATGATAGTATCATCATAGCATTAAAAATTGCAACAGAAGAACAATTAGCTGAAATCCGTAGAATTACATTAAAAATAAATGAAATACTATCCAACTTCCTTAAAGAAAGAGGATTAATTCTTGTAGACTTCAAAATTGAATTTGGATTCGACAAAGAAGGAAACATCGTATTAGGTGATGAAATAAGTCCTGATACAACAAGATTATGGGATGCTGAAACCTATGAAAACTTCGATAAAGATATCTTCAGAAAAGGAGAAGAAGGAGTAGTAGATGCATACCATGTAGTAGTTAACTTAGTATTAACTGATGAAGAAAAAGAAAAATGGAACGTTGAAAAACTAGATTTATAA
- the glmS gene encoding glutamine--fructose-6-phosphate transaminase (isomerizing), which produces MCGIVGCVLNKTAAPTLLNSIRKLEYRGYDSVGISTVTDTINIKKGSGKINEVDSRINLTDLEGTTGIAHVRWATHGNPTEENAHPHNDCEDKISVVHNGIIENYKQLRQELIDEGHEFKSMTDTEVIPHLIEKYMKDGCDLLCAVQKTVKRLEGSYAIAAISTSEPDRIVGARNESPLIIGVSEDGNYLASDVPAILNETNQIIYLEDKELIVVENDNVEVLDYDLNKIEKEVTTITWDPEMAEKCGYDHFMIKEIYEEPQVIKDTLSESESIHEIVKKFKKFNRICFVACGTSYHASLVGEYLIESQIGIPTEVILASEFEYFQKTTDDHTLVIFLTQSGETADTIKALKIAKQKSETLAIVNVVGSSITREADHVIYTRAGPEISVAATKTYISQLICIYLLVAYLGENQEILDKLEKIPEYAEELLKDEDKIHTIAKKYKDAKDFFYIGRGFNYPTALEGALKLKEITYIHGEGYPAGELKHGPLALIDKNIPVVGILPPGPSYMKTYNNLEEIRARGADMIILGSKDDQMISEIEDKILFDPEIDEIIAPLLYIINLQLLSYHISVEKGIDPDKPKNLAKSVTVE; this is translated from the coding sequence ATGTGTGGAATAGTCGGATGTGTATTAAATAAAACAGCAGCCCCTACCTTACTTAATTCAATAAGGAAATTAGAATACAGAGGTTATGATTCAGTAGGAATATCAACAGTTACAGACACTATCAATATAAAAAAGGGTAGTGGAAAGATAAATGAAGTAGATTCAAGAATTAATCTTACAGACCTAGAAGGAACTACTGGAATTGCTCATGTAAGATGGGCAACACATGGAAACCCAACAGAGGAAAATGCACACCCACACAATGACTGCGAAGATAAAATTAGTGTTGTACATAATGGAATAATTGAAAACTATAAACAATTACGTCAAGAACTAATAGATGAAGGACATGAATTTAAGTCAATGACAGATACAGAAGTAATACCACATCTAATTGAAAAATATATGAAAGATGGATGTGATCTTCTTTGTGCAGTACAAAAAACAGTAAAAAGACTTGAAGGATCATATGCAATAGCTGCAATATCAACAAGTGAACCAGATAGAATTGTTGGAGCAAGAAATGAAAGTCCACTAATAATTGGAGTTTCAGAAGATGGTAACTATCTTGCATCTGATGTTCCTGCAATTCTTAATGAAACAAATCAAATCATATATCTTGAAGATAAAGAACTTATTGTTGTTGAAAATGATAATGTTGAAGTTCTAGATTATGATTTAAATAAGATAGAAAAAGAAGTTACAACAATTACATGGGATCCTGAAATGGCAGAAAAATGTGGTTATGATCATTTCATGATAAAAGAAATCTATGAAGAACCACAAGTTATTAAAGACACATTATCTGAATCAGAATCTATACATGAAATTGTTAAGAAATTTAAGAAATTCAATAGAATCTGCTTTGTTGCATGTGGAACATCATATCATGCATCACTTGTTGGTGAATACTTAATTGAATCTCAAATAGGAATACCAACTGAGGTAATTCTTGCATCTGAATTTGAATACTTCCAGAAAACAACAGATGATCATACACTAGTAATTTTCCTAACACAATCAGGAGAAACAGCAGATACAATTAAAGCACTTAAAATTGCAAAACAGAAATCTGAAACTCTTGCTATTGTAAATGTTGTTGGAAGTTCAATAACACGTGAAGCAGATCATGTAATATATACAAGAGCAGGACCTGAAATAAGTGTTGCTGCAACAAAAACATATATTAGTCAACTTATATGTATCTATCTTCTTGTTGCATATCTTGGTGAAAATCAGGAAATTCTTGATAAACTTGAAAAAATCCCAGAATATGCAGAAGAACTTCTTAAAGATGAAGATAAAATACATACAATTGCAAAAAAATATAAAGATGCAAAAGACTTCTTCTATATAGGTCGTGGATTTAACTATCCTACAGCACTTGAAGGAGCTCTTAAACTTAAAGAGATTACATATATTCATGGTGAAGGTTATCCAGCTGGAGAACTTAAACATGGACCTTTAGCTCTTATTGATAAAAACATTCCTGTTGTTGGAATTCTTCCACCAGGACCAAGTTATATGAAGACATACAATAACCTTGAAGAGATCAGAGCACGTGGAGCTGACATGATAATTCTTGGATCTAAAGATGATCAAATGATATCTGAAATTGAAGATAAGATTTTATTTGACCCTGAAATTGATGAAATTATCGCACCACTACTTTACATCATAAACTTACAACTACTATCATATCATATAAGTGTAGAAAAAGGAATTGACCCAGATAAGCCTAAAAACTTGGCAAAATCTGTAACAGTAGAATAG
- a CDS encoding thioesterase family protein produces MFKTTITPRIGDTDGLRHINNTVLPIWFETARNPIFEIFVPNYELTYKKWNLIMVRTEFNYFDQIYFGYDVEIRTYVTKIGNSSFTVHHEAWQNGTLRADGKAIMVYFDFIKQESITIPENIREELKKHLVSLDDLEKENKKEMKENEKKVDELDYINSDL; encoded by the coding sequence ATGTTTAAAACAACAATTACACCACGTATTGGAGATACAGACGGATTAAGACATATAAATAACACAGTACTACCTATATGGTTTGAAACAGCACGTAATCCTATATTTGAAATCTTTGTTCCAAACTATGAATTAACATATAAAAAATGGAATCTTATAATGGTACGTACAGAATTTAACTACTTCGACCAGATATACTTTGGATATGACGTTGAAATAAGAACATATGTAACAAAAATAGGAAATTCCTCATTTACAGTTCATCATGAAGCATGGCAAAATGGAACACTAAGAGCAGATGGAAAAGCAATAATGGTATACTTTGACTTTATAAAACAAGAAAGCATAACAATACCAGAAAACATCAGAGAAGAACTTAAAAAACACCTAGTTTCACTTGATGACCTAGAAAAAGAAAATAAAAAGGAAATGAAAGAAAATGAAAAGAAAGTTGATGAATTAGATTATATTAACTCTGATTTATAA
- a CDS encoding amidohydrolase family protein, with protein sequence MITIKNGLVLVGFNLEAKKTNVIINDEGTIIKLSPHDEAGEIIDATGCIVMPAFINAHTHIGDAIAKDVGDGLSLDELVAPPNGLKHQLLNSATDAQLVDAMHEAAKEMMYNGISTFIDFREGGLHGIKLLKEAIYDLPINACILGRSDKFYDPEVSADEIAMETRELLRNCDGIGLSGIADMDYERILQIADICNQEDKLIMIHAAEYYDLQEKAVQLTNQTEVELSLKAGISNLVHVTSPILTDLDLLSASAATVVSCPRSNGMLSSGMPPIAAYNEEGIDVALGSDNVMFNSPDMFREMEYALKSSRGAYKNKITAHDILKMATINGFKILGKDISIMEGNVSDILIIRQKSDDPYLSVVNRSSPEDIMNFIMSNQM encoded by the coding sequence ATGATAACAATTAAAAATGGTTTGGTACTTGTAGGCTTTAACTTAGAAGCTAAAAAAACAAATGTTATAATAAATGATGAAGGAACTATAATTAAACTATCACCTCATGATGAAGCAGGTGAAATAATTGATGCTACAGGCTGTATTGTGATGCCTGCATTTATAAATGCACATACTCACATTGGAGATGCTATAGCAAAAGATGTAGGAGATGGACTTTCATTAGATGAACTTGTAGCACCACCAAATGGACTTAAACATCAACTACTAAACAGTGCAACAGATGCACAACTTGTAGATGCAATGCATGAAGCTGCAAAAGAAATGATGTATAATGGAATATCAACATTTATAGACTTCAGAGAAGGAGGACTTCATGGAATAAAACTCCTAAAAGAGGCAATATATGATCTTCCAATAAATGCATGTATTCTTGGTCGTAGTGATAAATTCTATGATCCAGAAGTATCAGCTGATGAAATTGCAATGGAAACACGTGAACTTCTACGAAACTGTGATGGAATAGGACTTAGTGGAATTGCAGATATGGACTATGAAAGAATACTTCAAATTGCAGATATTTGTAATCAAGAAGATAAACTTATAATGATTCATGCAGCAGAATATTATGACCTGCAAGAAAAAGCTGTACAACTTACAAATCAAACAGAAGTAGAACTTTCACTTAAAGCAGGAATAAGTAATCTTGTACATGTAACATCACCAATACTTACAGATCTTGATCTTCTCTCAGCTTCAGCTGCAACAGTTGTATCATGTCCAAGATCAAATGGAATGCTCTCATCTGGTATGCCACCAATTGCAGCATATAATGAGGAAGGTATTGATGTTGCACTTGGAAGTGATAATGTAATGTTTAACTCCCCTGACATGTTTCGTGAAATGGAATATGCACTTAAATCATCAAGAGGAGCATATAAAAATAAGATAACAGCACATGACATACTTAAAATGGCAACAATTAATGGATTTAAAATTCTTGGAAAAGATATTAGTATCATGGAGGGTAATGTTTCAGATATTCTTATTATACGCCAGAAATCTGATGATCCATACTTATCTGTTGTAAATCGTTCATCACCTGAGGATATTATGAATTTCATAATGTCAAATCAGATGTAA